In Drosophila simulans strain w501 chromosome 3R, Prin_Dsim_3.1, whole genome shotgun sequence, a single window of DNA contains:
- the LOC6729375 gene encoding ankyrin repeat and KH domain-containing protein mask isoform X2 translates to MNNDAKNHESDDLNVRSTAYFNQQTTTNQPKAPATSKNNAGSGSGSNNNNNNTNQNPNRQLNHNLPRIAAARQSIAAALLKNSGRKILTAKNEPLTTTESSGVLTNTPLPSNSRLKVNNNNNNNTNNTAKMSGTSSSQSSATPTPPTASSSTTTTTTTNISSGGGGSGSSGGGGGSTTVIANPASVTNTGAGSAAKFRAAVASAPSPALPATNAPANATAAAATAAIATAPAPSSSSSSSSKKTRAAVAALKRQVALQQQQPVTGNAPNLTSKDSAHLKFAATTLLMGAAAAAADSNAGAATGGSGAGGSGSSSSVGAVGGARMALNPAVDMANAAVVLKQKLKDAAAAASASASNRSATSSMSSTASSLSSSAGIVNAISSALQNIITPDTDTDTEFYPQPVTTDLSESEEESVSEILLAFLCLRPDLLDDIPESDPDSCPHEGEVREDEDETEEESEDSDESEGEEEEEDEEEIDVLQDNDADDEEIDDEDEEEDAPEVSSFLLDANNKRSSNISALLEAAANEKAPVLRHATHAIDETKQALTKMRCANSPRDKNSGFSRSLVAACTDNDVNTVKRLLCKGNVNLNDAAASTDDGESLLSMACSAGYYELAQVLLAMSAAQVEDKGQKDSTPLMEAASAGHLDIVKLLLNHNADVNAHCATGNTPLMFACAGGQVDVVKVLLKHGANVEEQNENGHTPLMEAASAGHVEVAKVLLEHGAGINTHSNEFKESALTLACYKGHLDMVRFLLQAGADQEHKTDEMHTALMEASMDGHVEVARLLLDSGAQVNMPTDSFESPLTLAACGGHVELATLLIERGANIEEVNDEGYTPLMEAAREGHEEMVALLLSKGANINATTEETQETALTLACCGGFMEVAAFLIKEGANLELGASTPLMEASQEGHTDLVSFLLKKKANVHAETQTGDTALTHACENGHTDAAGVLLSYGAELEHESEGGRTPLMKACRAGHLCTVKFLIQKGANVNKQTTSNDHTALSLACAGGHQSVVELLLKNNADPFHKLKDNSTMLIEASKGGHTRVVELLFRYPNISPTENAAAANVTQAAPTSNQPGPNQMRQKIMKQQLQHQLQQLNAPPGLHELSEAARASNQQHFHQQQFSSAGNGSSNIVAMGTGEFLDAGDLQLTATAGMSAGAGTSTTGSETGMEEYGEVGGIDLTTLGAQQQEGLIAKSRLFHLQPGFDQQQQQQQQQQQQQPPAAGQHQLVPCKHFDLDMEHINSLQPPQKAPPAPPVLFHTVCQQPVMQQQQQLQPGQLKLKAMLPNRHRALKTAEVVEFIDCPVDQQQHGEQVRTQPLGEDGKTPQFACAGEDPRLQRRRGFMPELKKGELPPESSSSDPNELALKGADNNQPVPTALDNSPCAQTPARNSGGAITHSSEVLQSTAISDRPKVKATNKNNRKQAAAAAAAAAAAAAAAAAAAQHAQQVLPNPMVSIYNNLHLQHPHLQFQQQLQLHHQRVAGLDNAAAAAAAAASSANMAYSISPASPLPSPTGSGNYVDQQLQQQTMDVALQRKTAMDDFRGMLETAVNGPRGRKDLALNTPQLNFFKDGWHMVGVHNFFGDQPKSPTETPPEMEETTMSSPTEGDQLGSEPPAEMKNLATLCSAAAAAAAVAAVNKDQVEISSDLESECEDDGGAGADGEENTLPPEPIELAAALREDGIIVEEEEDDEEEEDDDEEQDTNSGEGDKLNYDDEDAEVDNDGEVDYIDEDDGGGEGEEEEDDADDDEFFLDEPDSDQGTGNNNNNSKSGASSLPLKQRKMATRLENLILTSQTLCDFPPELSNSDLVHVLPQISNLKAAANSNAALNSVLQQQLAAASAAAAHAKASVVHQKQQHGEGDQQCEDDGSASTSDLYSGLEHFANDGEMEDIFQELASSLNYPELAEFSLNQMCKGRFAGNWAQSSGKWTGQEQLVGVVRSPGLINPGDVPQDAQRQANLVLLDYPMQNIQLEQRILDAEELHLQQHQQTPLSLLPFTDEQQQQLHHQALPNASEFQQHQQLALENDPELKQQLQQYSNARIIKAVAAQHQQQPPTNFVYNVESGDKNAPPVQLLFQLPPHMAQHQAQQQQGVGEPLTEQQQQQLHAEQAHLFQHRTGGQRPPTQSELEQVAQELLLQRSGQVPAGAPVVGVQAIPLKQKHFNLHPPPCPPTCVQHQVATQTHPASVVVPQPAVGYTQFALQASQQQQMQQNELSIWPMATPTPAPSSGVSSNKSMPGGIAKKAIDKQSRKERRCVVRQTPAGIQENTKLHLQPQVATAQQQVLVQNQLAVATTVSLDKTIEIDSETESNHDTALTLACAGGHEELVELLINRGANIEHRDKKGFTPLILAATAGHDKVVDILLKHSAELEAQSERTKDTPLSLACSGGRYEVVELLLSVGANKEHRNVSDYTPLSLAASGGYVNIIKLLLSHGAEINSRTGSKLGISPLMLAAMNGHTPAVKLLLDQGSDINAQIETNRNTALTLACFQGRHEVVSLLLDRRANVEHRAKTGLTPLMEAASGGYIEVGRVLLDKGADVNAAPVPTSRDTALTIAADKGHQKFVELLLSRNASVEVKNKKGNSPLWLAAHGGHLSVVELLYDHNADIDSQDNRRVSCLMAAFRKGHTKIVKWMVQYVSQFPSDQEMIRFIGTISDKELIDKCFDCMKILRSAKEAQAVKANKNASILLEELDLERTREESRKAAAARRRERKKKKKMEKKEEKRRQQQGNGAGGDDMQGDDDDVSDKDDDSDKDDEDEEAAPAAAREEGDSGIDQGSCSSGDTKGARFGGSQSAQAAEAAANSVSTNNQGKKNKKQAKNKVLISVEPTQPVITSNTVLKGICAKKQSAVEVVKQPPAAQQAAPLKRQLDVKKEEPALKKKEEKNSSSSSSNKREKENLAPKEVALPAKQQPSSSSKLQSSESASNINSSTATNTSSANTTRKEVAKPVSQAASATSLNPAKRTEVDGWKEVVRKSSAQQTTAVGASGAPLPVTATSSATSVQHHPHHHLGNSSSNSSSSLATSTTTAASSVPEMTCKKVQVPVNAISRVIGRGGSNINAIRATTGAHIEVEKQGKNQSERCITIKGLTDATKQAHMLILALIKDPDVDILQMLPRINSSIKQASSGGASTPMSVGTWDNRTAAGVNAYTFSSAASTTSTSSSSSASSTTPAGASYSNAHKQQQQQLQSVKGPSGRSSTSVKSNGSSTKVSASSGSGSRNGRAGSSYLAQQQPGRSSAGGSSNGVIKSKSESSSKSLPAAQKSSTTLGKSSTVSPGAQNFAKAAAIGQSSPKKAEGGTTSAVITSAGGRSSGVVAPFGRGKPVAGQGGPAATAASNVAQLGSVSGNSSNSNILAGPIGTFNVADVAAVNAAAAAGAAATNSNVKPIAPIAPPSKRVGSPIQAQQQHQTQQQQQQQIPQTAPVPGPQPQQQQPHQQQQQQQQQQQQAPQQQPQQANQQPQTSQQNLVINTNLLNDLMAASAANTTSDSFSAQLAAKLSSAYSLFSDYQQSQWGKLGDPGIGGGAGAVGDGLPQADASKAPGYNRNILSSPVGSSKASSNHSTSPPVGNVIQQQQQQQQPQSSQQALNIITSGPGGPATAPARSPMVSANEGNPAVGQPSINGTQGLGETAPAHSPGVIKPPTATVPIQRHVPMPISAPEAGAPPTFGAIGSNPASGNNSAAAQAAAAAAASAMIDRQQQNLQNMQTLQNLQRMVGASQQQQQQQQLNYPMDPTSSFIVDANNVLRLNPRVIFPQGNTKPPQPPPQGGTQSNVFGGNPGRQPPGAGARQPGGAAAQRWYGGTLEYPSYTGRDMLHLENGAGGMAGMGSPSAMSPNHDDIRKMPRPIGTERAASWKNNYFNVGAPSLNMEDALASVLPPWAHELKAQPPGLQQPPPPPQSQQQQQQPLNWLKQQPQQQQYRAYNNGPYPQQQQHEPMNMPMDYHNMQAPPNMSQQQQHVNLMPSYGYQHFVGAPGAVDISAHMPDKMEVWDHHDKHMPWTNYTTNWSN, encoded by the exons CCAATCGCTCCGCCACCTCGTCCATGTCGTCAACCGCCTCCTCACTGTCTTCGTCGGCGGGCATCGTGAATGCCATTTCCTCGGCGCTGCAGAACATCATCACGCCGGATACGGACACCGACACCGAGTTCTATCCCCAGCCCGTCACCACAGACCTGTCCGAATCGGAGGAGGAGTCCGTTTCAGAG ATCCTATTGGCATTCTTGTGTTTAAGGCCAGATCTCCTG GACGATATTCCAGAATCGGATCCGGATAGCTGTCCGCACGAGGGTGAGGTGcgcgaggatgaggacgaaaCGGAGGAGGAGTCGGAAGACTCTGATGAGTCCGaaggcgaagaagaagaggaggacGAAGAGGAGATAG ATGTGCTACAGGACAACGACGCGGACGACGAGGAGATCgacgatgaggacgaggaAGAGGACGCGCCCGAAGTGAGTTCCTTCCTCCTGGATGCCAACAACAAGCGTTCCAGCAATATCTCCGCTCTGCTCGAGGCCGCGGCCAACGAGAAGGCTCCTGTCCTGCGCCACGCCACTCACGCCATCGACGAGACCAAGCAGGCGCTGACAAAGATGCGCTGCGCCAACAGTCCCCGCGATAAGAA CAGTGGATTCTCCAGATCCCTCGTGGCTGCCTGCACGGATAATGATGTCAATACGGTGAAGCGGCTGCTTTGCAAGGGCAATGTGAACCTGAACGATGCCGCCGCCTCCACGGATGATGGCGAGTCCCTGCTCTCCATGGCCTGCTCTGCGGGCTACTACGAATTGGCTCAG GTTCTGCTGGCCATGTCTGCCGCCCAGGTGGAGGACAAAGGGCAAAAGGACTCAACGCCTCTAATGGAAGCTGCATCCGCCGGTCATTTGGACATCGTCAAACTGCTGCTCAACCACAACGCCGATGTGAACGCCCACTGCGCCACGGGCAACACCCCGCTCATGTTTGCTTGCGCCGGTGGTCAGGTGGACGTGGTGAAGGTGCTGCTCAAGCACGGCGCCAACGTCGAGGAGCAGAACGAGAACGGACACACCCCCTTGATGGAAGCAGCTTCCGCCGGCCACGTGGAGGTAGCCAAG GTGCTGCTTGAACATGGAGCCGGCATCAACACCCACTCAAATGAATTCAAGGAGAGCGCCCTCACACTAGCCTGCTACAAGGGTCACCTGGACATGGTGCGATTCCTGCTTCAGGCAGGTGCAGATCAGGAGCACAAAACCGATGAAATGCACACTGCCCTAATGGAGGCTTCGATGGACGGCCATGTGGAGGTTGCTCGCCTGCTGCTGGACTCCGGTGCCCAAGTGAACATGCCTACGGACTCTTTCGAGTCCCCGCTAACGTTGGCGGCTTGCGGTGGTCACGTGGAGTTGGCAACACTCTTGATCGAGAGGGGAGCCAACATCGAAGAGGTGAACGACGAGGGTTACACCCCGCTCATGGAGGCCGCTCGCGAGGGACACGAGGAGATGGTAGCCCTCTTGCTCAGCAAGGGTGCAAACATCAATGCCACGACCGAGGAGACCCAGGAGACAGCTTTGACGCTGGCCTGTTGCGGTGGCTTCATGGAGGTGGCTGCATTCCTGATCAAGGAGGGAGCTAATCTTGAGCTGGGTGCTTCCACACCGCTCATGGAAGCTTCGCAGGAGGGACACACCGATTTGGTAAGCTTCCTGCTGAAGAAGAAGGCCAATGTCCATGCAGAGACCCAGACGGGCGATACCGCCTTGACGCATGCCTGTGAGAACGGACACACAGATGCGGCCGGTGTGCTGCTGTCGTATGGAGCTGAACTGGAGCACGAGTCCGAGGGTGGTCGAACGCCACTAATGAAAGCCTGTCGTGCCGGACACCTGTGCACTGTCAAGTTCCTCATTCAAAAGGGCGCTAATGTCAACAAACAGACCACCAGTAATGACCACACTGCCTTGTCGTTAGCCTGTGCCGGGGGTCATCAGTCTGTGGTGGAACTGCTATTAAAAAACAACGCCGACCCGTTCCACAAGCTGAAGGACAACAGCACCATGTTAATCGAAGCCTCCAAGGGTGGACACACTCGTGTGGTCGAGCTACTCTTCCGCTATCCGAACATTTCGCCTACGGAAAACGCAGCGGCTGCGAATGTTACCCAGGCAGCTCCAACCAGCAATCAACCTGGTCCAAATCAGATGCGTCAAAAGATCATGaagcagcagcttcagcatCAGTTGCAGCAGCTGAACGCTCCCCCTGGCTTGCATGAGTTGTCTGAGGCGGCACGTGCATCCAATCAACAACATTTCCACCAGCAACAGTTCAGCAGTGCCGGCAATGGATCCTCCAACATCGTGGCAATGGGAACTGGCGAATTTTTGGATGCCGGTGATCTGCAACTTACGGCTACTGCGGGAATGAGTGCGGGAGCCGGAACCAGTACCACGGGCAGTGAGACTGGAATGGAGGAGTATGGCGAAGTCGGAGGAATTGACTTGACTACTCTTGGCGCTCAGCAGCAGGAGGGTCTTATTGCAAAGTCGAGATTGTTCCATTTGCAGCCCGGCTTtgatcagcagcaacagcagcagcagcagcaacaacaacagcagccacctGCAGCCGGCCAGCACCAGTTAGTTCCATGTAAGCACTTCGACCTGGACATGGAGCACATCAATTCTCTGCAGCCGCCGCAAAAGGCACCGCCCGCTCCACCTGTACTCTTCCACACCGTTTGCCAGCAGCCTGtaatgcaacagcagcagcaacttcagcCAGGTCAGCTCAAGTTAAAGGCCATGCTTCCCAACCGCCATCGCGCGTTGAAAACCGCCGAAGTAGTGGAGTTTATTGACTGCCCGGTGGATCAACAACAGCATGGCGAGCAGGTGCGCACACAGCCTTTGGGTGAGGATGGAAAGACCCCTCAGTTTGCATGCGCTGGAGAGGATCCACGGTTGCAGCGCCGACGCGGCTTTATGCCGGAGCTGAAGAAGGGTGAACTTCCGCCGGAGAGTAGCAGCAGTGACCCTAACGAGCTAGCCCTTAAAG GAGCCGACAACAATCAGCCCGTACCGACAGCACTGGACAATAGCCCCTGCGCCCAGACCCCAGCG CGAAACTCTGGCGGAGCAATAACCCATTCCTCGGAAGTTCTGCAGAGCACAGCTATCAGCGACAGGCCAAAGGTAAAGGCCACCAACAAGAACAACCGGAAGCAagcggccgcagcagcagcagctgcagcagcagcggcggcggcagcagcagcggctgccCAACACGCCCAGCAAGTGTTGCCGAACCCAATGGTCTCCATCTATAATAACCTG CACTTGCAGCATCCACATCTCCAGTTTCAGCAGCAACTTCAACTGCATCACCAGCGAGTAGCTGGACTGGACAATGCAGCGgctgcagccgcagcagcggctTCATCCGCGAACATGGCCTACTCTATTTCTCCGGCATCTCCACTTCCCTCGCCCACTGGCAGCGGCAACTATGTCgatcagcagctgcaacagcagacCATGGATGTAGCTCTACAGCGCAAGACGGCCATGGACGATTTCCGTGGCATGTTGGAGACGGCGGTAAATGGTCCAAGGGGCAGAAAAGACCTGGCTCTTAACACACCCCAGCTGAACTTCTTCAAGGACGGCTGGCATATGGTGGGAGTGCACAATTTCTTTGGTGATCAGCCAAAGTCGCCCACTGAGACTCCGCCGGAAATGGAGGAGACTACCATGTCCTCACCGACCGAAGGAGATCAGCTCGGATCCGAGCCTCCTGCCGAGATGAAGAACTTGGCCACGCTCTGCtcggccgcagcagcagctgctgctgtggcagcGGTTAACAAGGATCAGGTTGAGATTAGTTCGGATCTTGAGAGCGAATGCGAGGATGACGGTGGTGCTGGAGCAGATGGCGAGGAAAACACACTGCCGCCTGAGCCAATTGAATTAGCGGCCGCTCTAAGGGAGGATGGCATAATTgtggaggaagaggaggatgacgaggaggaggaagatgACGATGAAGAACAGGATACCAACAGCGGTGAGGGCGACAAGCTGAACTATGATGACGAAGACGCGGAGGTGGACAACGATGGTGAGGTAGACTACATCGACGAAGACGATGGTGGTGGAGAAGGCgaggaagaagaagatgaTGCAGATGATGACGAGTTCTTCTTGGACGAGCCTGACAGCGACCAAGGAACtggcaacaataataacaactcCAAAAGCGGTGCCAGTTCGTTGCCATTGAAACAGCGCAAAATGGCCACTCGGTTGGAAAACCTAATCCTGACCTCGCAGACACTGTGCGACTTCCCGCCTGAACTTAGCAACTCGGATCTGGTTCATGTCCTGCCCCAAATAAGCAATCTCAAAGCAGCGGCCAACAGCAACGCGGCTCTGAACAGCGTACTCCAGCAGCAGTTGGCAGCAGCCTCCGCGGCAGCTGCGCACGCCAAAGCGTCTGTAGTCcaccagaagcagcagcatgGAGAGGGAGATCAGCAATGCG AAGATGACGGCAGTGCTAGCACAAGTGATCTATATTCGGGCTTGGAGCACTTTGCCAATGATGGCGAAATGGAGGATATATTCCAG GAATTGGCAAGTAGCCTAAACTATCCCGAGCTTGCCGAGTTTAGCCTCAATCAGATGTGCAAGGGTCGATTTGCTGGAAATTGGGCGCAATCTTCCGGCAAGTGGACTGGTCAGGAGCAGTTGGTGGGCGTGGTAAGGTCGCCGGGTCTCATTAACCCAGGCGACGTTCCGCAGGATGCCCAGCGACAGGCAAATCTTGTCCTCCTCGACTATCCCATGCAAAACATCCAACTAGAGCAGCGGATACTCGATGCTGAGGAACTGCACCTGCAG caacaccagcaaacaCCGCTCTCCTTACTGCCCTTTACGGatgaacagcagcagcagcttcatcACCAAGCTTTGCCCAATGCATCCGAGTttcagcaacaccaacagcttGCCCTGGAAAACGATCCAGAACTAaagcagcagcttcagcagTACTCCAACGCGCGCATCATTAAAGCTGTGGCTGcccagcatcagcagcagcctcCAACCAACTTCGTTTACAACGTGGAGAGCGGCGACAAGAATGCTCCGCCAGTGCAATTGCTCTTCCAGTTGCCACCACACATGGCCCAGCATCaggcgcagcaacagcagggcGTTGGCGAGCCTCTTACcgaacagcaacagcagcagttaCACGCTGAGCAGGCGCATCTCTTTCAGCATCGAACTGGCGGTCAGCGTCCGCCCACCCAGAGTGAGTTAGAGCAGGTGGCTCAGGAGCTATTGCTTCAGCGAAGCGGCCAGGTGCCGGCAGGAGCTCCTGTTGTGGGTGTTCAAGCAATTCCACTCAAGCAAAAACACTTTAACCTGCATCCGCCGCCGTGTCCACCAACCTGTGTCCAGCATCAG GTGGCGACGCAGACGCATCCCGCTTCTGTTGTAGTGCCGCAGCCTGCTGTAGGATATACACAATTCGCTCTTCAGGCCtcccagcaacagcaaatgcaacaaaacgaGCTCTCCATTTGGCCGATGGCCACGCCTACTCCCGCGCCCAGCAGCGGTGTGAGCTCAAACAAGTCGATGCCCGGCGGCATTGCCAAAAAGGCCATTGACAAGCAGTCGCGCAAGGAACGTCGTTGCGTGGTGCGCCAGACACCAGCCGGCATTCAAG AGAACACCAAACTGCATCTACAGCCTCAGGTCGCAACAGCCCAGCAACAAGTTCTAGTGCAGAACCAGTTAGCAGTTGCGACCACCGTGAGTTTGGACAAGACTATCGAGATAGATTCAGAGACGGAATCCAACCACGACACGGCTTTAACCTTGGCTTGTGCCGGCGGTCATGAAGAGCTGGTGGAACTGTTGATCAATCGGGGAGCAAACATCGAGCACCGTGATAAGAAGGGATTCACACCGCTTATCCTAGCCGCTACCGCTGGCCACGACAAAGTCGTGGACATTCTGCTCAAGCACAGCGCTGAGTTGGAGGCTCAATCAGAGCGTACGAAGGATACACCATTGTCCCTGGCATGTTCTGGCGGCCGATACGAGGTGGTGGAACTTCTTCTTAGCGTTGGTGCCAACAAGGAGCACCGCAATGTATCTGATTACACTCCACTGAGCTTGGCAGCCAGTGGGGGCTATGTGAACATCATTAAACTGTTGCTTAGCCATGGAGCAGAGATCAACTCGCGAACGGGCAGCAAGCTGGGCATTTCACCGCTTATGCTAGCCGCCATGAATGGTCATACGCCGGCGGTTAAGTTGCTTTTGGATCAGGGATCCGACATAAATGCCCAGATCGAGACGAATCGCAATACGGCCTTGACTTTGGCTTGCTTCCAGGGCAGACACGAGGTCGTAAGTCTGCTGCTCGACCGACGGGCCAATGTGGAGCATCGAGCTAAGACGGGTCTGACACCACTCATGGAAGCCGCATCAGGCGGTTACATAGAGGTCGGTCGCGTTCTGTTGGACAAGGGTGCGGACGTGAATGCTGCTCCGGTACCGACGTCCAGAGATACGGCTCTCACAATTGCCGCCGACAAGGGCCATCAAAAGTTCGTGGAACTCCTGCTATCTCGTAATGCCAGCGTAGAGGTAAAAAATAAGAAGGGTAACTCCCCACTCTGGCTGGCTGCCCATGGTGGTCACCTGAGTGTGGTTGAGCTTTTGTACGACCATAATGCTGACATTGACTCACAGGATAATCGGCGTGTTTCCTGTCTGATGGCTGCTTTCCGCAAGGGGCACACCAAGATTGTGAAGTGGATGGTACAGTATGTGTCGCAGTTTCCCTCTGACCAGGAGATGATTCGCTTCATCGGTACCATAAGTGACAAAGAGCTGATAGACAAGTGTTTTGACTGCATGAAGATCCTGCGTAGCGCCAAAGAGGCCCAGGCCGTCAAGGCCAATAAGAATGCTTCGATCCTTTTGGAGGAGCTGGATTTGGAGCGTACTCGCGAGGAGAGCCGCAAAGCTGCCGCCGCCCGTCGTCGTGagcgcaagaagaagaagaagatggaGAAGAAAGAAGAGAAACGCCGTCAACAACAGGGCAATGGGGCTGGCGGAGATGATATGCAaggcgatgacgatgacgtcAGTGACAAGGATGATGATTCCGACAAGGACGATGAAGACGAGGAGGCAGCGCCGGCCGCCGCCCGCGAGGAGGGAGACTCTGGCATCGATCAGGGCTCGTGCTCCAGCGGAGACACCAAAGGTGCGCGCTTCGGTGGCAGTCAGTCCGCTCAGGCTGCGGAAGCGGCAGCCAATTCCGTGTCCACCAACAACCAGGGAAAGAAGAACAAGAAGCAGGCGAAAAACAAGGTGTTGATATCGGTAGAACCAACGCAACCAGTAATCACATCGAACACCGTCCTCAAGGGCATCTGTGCGAAGAAGCAGTCCGCAGTGGAAGTTGTAAAGCAACCTCCTGCCGCACAACAGGCTGCCCCTCTCAAGCGTCAGCTCGATGTGAAGAAGGAGGAACCTGCTCTCAAGAAGAAGGAAGAGAAGAACAGctcgtccagcagcagcaacaagcgTGAGAAAGAGAATCTTGCGCCCAAGGAGGTTGCACTGCCAGCCAAGCAGCAACCCAGTAGCTCCAGCAAACTGCAGAGCAGCGAGTCTGCGAGCAACATAAACAGCAGCACCGCTACCAACACCAGTAGCGCCAATACTACTCGGAAGGAAGTTGCAAAGCCAGTGTCACAAGCTGCGAGTGCCACCAGTTTGAATCCTGCAAAGCGCACCGAAGTCGATGGCTGGAAGGAAGTAGTCCGCAAGAGCAGCGCCCAGCAGACCACAGCGGTGGGAGCGAGTGGAGCCCCACTGCCTGTGACAGCCACCAGTTCGGCCACCAGCGTGCAGCACCATCCGCACCACCACCTAGGCAACAGCTCCAGCAACAGCTCGAGCTCCCTGGCCACCAGCACCACTACAGCAGCGTCTTCGGTTCCCGAGATGACCTGCAAGAAGGTGCAAGTGCCCGTAAATGCCATCTCCAGGGTTATTGGACGAGGTGGAAGCAACATCAACGCCATTCGCGCCACCACTGGTGCTCACATCGAGGTGGAGAAGCAGGGCAAGAATCAATCAGAGCGTTGCATCACGATCAAGGGCTTAACCGATGCTACAAAACAGGCACATATGCTCATTTTGGCACTAATCAAGGATCCCGATGTGGACATATTGCAAATGCTGCCCAGGATTAACAGCAGTATTAAGCAGGCGTCTAGTGGCGGAGCGAGCACACCAATGTCCGTGGGAACTTGGGACAATCGCACTGCTGCCGGTGTGAATGCGTATACCTTTTCTTCAGCTGCGTCCACCACCTCCACATCCTCCAGCTCGTCAGCTAGCTCTACTACACCAGCGGGAGCTTCGTACAGCAATGcgcacaagcagcagcaacagcagctgcagtcaGTGAAGGGCCCAAGTGGACGGTCATCAACGTCGGTCAAGTCTAATGGCAGTAGCACCAAGGTGTCGGCTTCGAGTGGATCGGGTTCCCGGAACGGCAGGGCTGGCAGTAGCTATCTTGCTCAACAGCAGCCTGGTCGCAGCTCCGCAGGTGGCTCTTCAAATGGCGTGATCAAGAGCAAGTCAGAAAGCTCTTCCAAATCCCTGCCAGCTGCACAAAAGAGCAGTACCACTTTGGGTAAATCATCGACTGTGTCACCGGGTGCACAGAATTTCGCAAAGGCAGCGGCTATTGGACAGTCCTCGCCCAAAAAGGCTGAGGGTGGTACTACATCTGCGGTGATCACCTCTGCCGGTGGGCGCAGCAGTGGCGTGGTGGCTCCATTTGGACGTGGCAAGCCTGTAGCTGGCCAAGGAGGACCTGCAGCAACGGCGGCTTCCAACGTTGCCCAGCTCGGAAGTGTGAGTGGCAacagtagcaacagcaacatatTGGCTGGACCAATTGGCACCTTTAATGTAGCGGATGTGGCCGCCGTGAATGCAGctgcggcagcaggagcagcagctacCAACAGCAATGTGAAACCCATTGCTCCCATTGCACCGCCCAGTAAGCGAGTTGGATCTCCCATCCAAgcccagcaacagcatcaaacacagcagcagcaacaacagcaaataccCCAGACAGCACCAGTTCCTGGCccacagccacaacaacaacagccgcatcagcagcagcaacaacagcagcagcagcaacaacaagcgcctcagcagcagccacaacaggCAAACCAGCAACCACAGACGTCCCAGCAAAATCTCGTGATCAATACAAACCTACTGAACGATCTGATGGCCGCCAGTGCAGCAAACACCACCAGCGATAGCTTCAGTGCCCAGCTAGCAGCCAAGTTGTCTAGCGCATATTCCCTGTTCAGTGACTATCAGCAGTCGCAGTGGGGCAAGTTGGGTGATCCAGGCATCGGcggtggagcaggagctgtGGGCGATGGTCTGCCGCAAGCGGATGCTTCCAAGGCACCAGGATACAATCGCAACATCCTCAGCTCGCCCGTTGGCAGTTCTAAGGCCTCGTCGAATCACTCCACCTCGCCTCCTGTAGGTAATGTgatccaacagcagcagcagcagcaacaaccgcaATCTAGCCAACAAGCTCTCAACATCATCACCAGTGGACCAGGAGGGCCTGCTACAGCACCAGCCAGATCACCCATGGTGTCAGCCAACGAGGGCAATCCCGCAGTGGGTCAACCCTCCATCAATGGAACCCAAGGACTGGGTGAGACGGCTCCTGCCCATTCGCCAGGCGTTATCAAACCGCCCACGGCCACAGTTCCCATCCAGCGCCATGTGCCCATGCCGATCTCTGCGCCGGAGGCCGGAGCACCGCCCACATTTGGAGCGATTGGTTCCAACCCAGCTAGCGGTAACAATTCTGCGGCTGCCCAAgccgcagctgccgccgccgcctcggCGATGATCGatcggcagcagcagaatTTACAGAATATGCAGACTTTGCAAAATTTGCAAAGGATGGTGGGAGCctcgcagcaacagcagcaacaacagcagctaaACTATCCAATGGATCCCACATCGTCGTTCATCGTGGATGCTAATAACGTGCTGCGCCTGAATCCACGCGTCATCTTTCCGCAAGGCAACACCAAGCCACCGCAGCCACCGCCGCAGGGAGGAACGCAGTCGAATGTATTTGGAGGAAATCCAGGCAGACAACCACCTGGAGCGGGTGCCAGACAGCCAGGAGGCGCAGCTGCACAGCGTTGGTATGGCGGCACTCTGGAGTATCCTTCATACACGGGCCGTGATATGCTGCACCTGGAGAATGGTGCCGGCGGAATGGCGGGCATGGGCTCACCATCTGCCATGTCGCCCAACCACGACGACATTCGCAAGATGCCGCGCCCCATAGGCACTGAGCGAGCCGCATCATGGAAGAACAACTACTTTAACGTGGGAGCCCCGTCACTTAACATGGAAGATGCTCTAGCCAGTGTGTTGCCCCCATGGGCACATGAGCTTAAGGCTCAGCCTCCGGGCTTGCAGCaaccgcctcctccgccgcagtcgcagcagcaacagcaacaaccgctCAACTGGCTgaagcagcagccgcagcagcagcagtacagGGCATACAACAACGGACCctatccgcagcagcagcagcatgagcCAATGAAT ATGCCAATGGACTACCACAACATGCAGGCACCTCCAAATAtgagccagcagcagcagcacgtcAACTTGATGCCCTCATACGGCTACCAGCATTTTGTGGGCGCCCCTGGAGCCGTTGACATCTCCGCACATATGCCGGACAAGATGGAGGTGTGGGATCACCACGACAAACAC ATGCCCTGGACCAACTATACCACCAACTGGTCCAACTGA